The stretch of DNA AGACCCCTGGCCCAGCAGGTGCTGCTGGCCCACAACGTCATCAAGGGTGCGGGGCCGCATGCGGACGGCCAGCGGACTGCGTGGTGAGGAACTGGCGGGTGCGCTGCCCGCGGCGGCCGAATCGCCGTCGTCGTCATTGCCTTGCCCCGGCCCGAAGAGATCATCCACATAGATAGGCTACTTCCAGTCGCCCGGCGATCCCGCCACCCGCTGTCCGGAAGGAACCCGAACCCGCCATGACCACCCACGCCGCCGGCAGCGGCCGCTCCCCCTCGGTCCGGACGGCATTCGTCTCCGCTTCCCGGCTGACCGGCTGGGTAGAGCGGTTCGCTGCCAGCCACGGCAGCCTTGGCGTGGAGGACCACGACGAGGGTGTGCGGCTGGCCGCCGCGGACGGCGCCACGGCCTTGCTGGTGGCGCCATGGCCCAACGACGGCCGGCCCGGGCGCGGTTCGGGCGTCGTGGAACGGCTGGCGTCGCTCGCCAGTCAGCCGCGGACGGTGGGTCTGCTCCTGGTCCGTCGCGGCGGCTACGGTGTGGCCGTGGCTAGCGAAGGAATCATCATAGCCGCGAAGACCGGTTCAAGGTATGTGCAGTCCCGGACCGCGGCCGGCGGGCAGTCACAGCAACGGTTTGCCCGTCGCCGCGCCAACCAGGCAGACGCCATGGCGGAGGCAGTGGCGGAGCAGGCACGGCTGGTATTTGCCGGGCGGGCCTTCGAGTACATCCTGCCCGGGGGCGACCGCGGTCTGGTGGACAACCTCCTGGCGCACCCCGCCCTTAAACCGTGGGCGGGACTGCCGCGGCTGGCCTACCTCGACGTTCCCGATCCCCGGGCCGCCGTGGTGAAGAAAGCCGCCGTGGACGCCTGCTCCATCCGGGTCACCGTCACCGACCCGCCTGCGGCCTAGCACGCCGTTTCGACGGTCCCCTTCCCACACGACGCTCCGCAACGTCTTCCGGGCAGGGAACCGTCGAAACGGCAGGAGCGGCCTCAGCAGCCGGTCAGCTGCCGCTTTGGCCGTTCCTGCCGGTAAACGTAGCGGCCGGATTCCCGGAACCCGGCGTTGGCGTAAAGCGCCTGGGCGCCCTGGTTCGCTGCGGTGACCAGCAGCCAGTAGCCGGAAAGGCCCCGCTCCGCCCCCGCCGTGAGCAGCGCATCCAGGACGGCGGTCCCGTGACCGCGTCGGCGTGCCTCGGGGCTGGTCGCCATGGAGTACAGCCCGCCCCGCGCCTCTGGCCCGGTGCCGGGAAGGGCAAGGCGTCCGACGGCGGCCGGCCTGCCTTCGCTGTCCCGGGCCAGGGCGTACACGGCGGGGCAGCCCTCAAGGATGGTGCGGGCGATGGCCAGGGCGTCCTCACCGCCCCGTCCGTCCACCGCCCACCACAAGGCAAGCCATTCGGCAGACGGGGCAGAAGCGAGTTCGACGGCGGGGCGCGGCTTCGCCACCCGGGCATGGTCCCATGGCCCCCGGGTCATGATCAGGGTTTCGGACTGCGTGGTGAAGCCCTGCGCGTCCAGGAACGAATTGAGTTCAGCTGCTTCCGCGGTGGCGGTGACCTGGAAGATCAGGGGCAGCCTGCGGCTGCGGTACCAGGTGCGGGCTTCCCGCAACAGGCCGGAAAGCTCCGCCTCCCCTGCACCGGCTGACTGTGGCCAGACCGAGTTCGCCCGCTGGGTCACGCCCTCCGCGGCGCGAAGGACCCAGGGTCCAAGGCCTTGGCGCTCCGGCGCGGGCCACGCGGCGTCCATGGCGGCTTCGAGGCCGGGGAAGCCGGCGGCGCCGTCTCCAAGGGCGGTGGTGGACACGGCGTTCTCCTCCAAGGCGGGTTAAGCGGGGGCAGGAGGCGCCCCAACATATCCTGGGAACCTCCTGCCGCTCAGCACGGTGCGTTACTTGACCGCTTCAGCCTTCCTGGCCTCAACGGGCTTGACCGCCTCAGGCTTGAAATCGACGCCGGCTTCCTTGCGCTGCTGCGCAGTGATGGGTGCCGGTGCAGCGGTCAGCGGATCGAAACCGCCGCCGGACTTCGGGAACGCGATGACGTCGCGGATGGACTCGACGCCTGCCAGCAGCGACACCACGCGGTCCCAGCCGAACGCGATTCCGCCGTGCGGGGGCGCTCCGTACTTGAAGCCTTCGAGGAGGAAGCCGAACTTGGTCTGGGCGTCTTCCTTGTCCAGCCCCATCAGTTCGAAGACGCGTTCCTGCACGTCGCGCTGGTGGATACGGATGGAGCCGCCGCCGATTTCGTTGCCGTTGCAGACGATGTCGTAGGCGTAGGACAGCGCGGACTCGGGGTCCTTGTCGAACGTGTCGAGGAACTCCGGCTTGGGCGAGGTGAAGGCGTGGTGGACAGCAGTCCACTGGCCTGCACCAACGGCGACGTCGCCTGACGCCACGGCTGCGGCAGCCGGTTCGAACATCGGCGCGTCGACAACCCAGCAGAAAGCCCAATCCGTGGGATCGATCAGGCCGGTGCGGTGGCCGATTTCGACCCGGGCAGCACCCAGCAGGGCGCGGGACGGGGTCTTTTCGCCGGCGGCGAAGAAGATGCAGTCACCGGGCTTTGCGCCGACGGCGTCGGCCAGGCCGGCCCGCTCGGTGTCGGTCAGGTTCTTGGCGACCGGACCGGCGAGTTCGCCGTCTTCCTTGTACAGGACGTACGCCAGGCCCTTGGCTCCGCGCTGCTTGGCCCATTCCTGCCAGGCATCCAGGGCACGGCGTGCCTGTGACGCTCCGCCGGGCATGACGACGGCGCCAACGTAGGGCGCCTTGAAGACACCGAAGTTGGTGTCCTTGAAGAACTCCGTGAGCTCCGTCAGTTCCTGCCCGAAGCGAAGATCGGGCTTGTCCGAACCGTAGCGGGCCATGGCGTCCGCGTAGGTGATGCGCTGGATGGGCGTGGGGATCTCCACGTCGATGAGCTTCCAGACGGCCTTGACGATGTTCTCGCCGAGGCGGATGACGTCGTCCTGGTCCACGAAGCTGGCCTCAATGTCCAGCTGGGTGAACTCGGGCTGGCGGTCGGCGCGGAAGTCCTCGTCCCGGTAGCAGCGGGCAATCTGGTAGTACTTTTCGAAACCGCCCACCTGCAGCAACTGCTTGAACAGCTGCGGGGACTGCGGCAGGGCGTACCAGGAGCCCGGTGCCAGGCGGGCCGGAACCAGGAAGTCGCGTGCGCCTTCGGGCGTGGAACGGGTCAGAGTGGGCGTCTCGATCTCCACGTAACCTTCGTGGTGCAGCAAGTCGCGGGCCACCCGGTTGGCTTCGGAGCGAAGCCGGATGTTGCGGCTGGGGCCGGGGCGGCGGAGGTCAAGGTAGCGGTGCTTCAGGCGGGCTTCCTCACCGACTTCCACGTGCTCGTCGATCTGGAACGGCAGGGGATCGGAGGTGTTGAGCACCGTCACGTCCTCGGCGATGACCTCGATCTCACCTGTGCCCAGCGCAGGGTTCTCGTTGCCCTCGGGGCGCTTGGAGACGGTGCCGGTGACCTGCAGGACGTACTCGTTGCGCAGCCCGTGGAATACTTCCTCCTCGCGGACCACAATCTGTGCCACGCCGGACGCATCACGCAGGTCCACGAAGGCCACACCACCGTGGTCACGGCGGCGGCCTACCCAGCCGGCCAGGGTTACGGTTTGTCCAATGTGCTCGGAGCGAAGGGATCCGAGGTCATGTGTGCGAAGCACAGCACACCTTTCTAGAGGAAACAGCGGGAAAACTTAGGGAATAGGTCTCGATGATTCGGGGACCGGTCCCGTCCGAGTTTACCCGTAGGACTGAAGCCGGCGACCACGGGCAAAGCTCCGACGGGACGGAGGGACGGGGAGCCTGCTCAGGAGACCTGGGCGGGAACGGGGCCGGCGGTGGCCACCTGTACCACGAGGTCGGCGGCCGGCGGCATCCACGTCTCCGGGGCAGCGACCACCTGTTCACCGGACCGGATGTCCTTGACCTGGTGCGTGCCGTCGTCGTCCGTGAACCAGACGAACGGGATGCCCCGGCGGTCGGCGAACTTGATCTGCTTGCCGAACTTTTCCGCTTTGGCGGCGACCTCGGTGGGAATCCCCCGGCTGCGCAACTGGGCGGCGACGTCCTGCGCAGCGCCCCAGCTGTCGTCGTGCGACAGGGCCACCAGCACGGCGGTGGGAACGGAACGGGAGGCTTTGGCCAGCTCCTGGCTCAAGATCCGGGACACCAGCCGGGTCACACCGATGGACAGGCCGACGCCGGGGAACTTCCGGTTGCCCTTGGAGGCCAGGGCGTCATACCTTCCGCCGGAGCAGATGGAACCCAGCTGTTCATGACCCAACAGGACGGTCTCCACCACGGTGCCCGTGTAGTAGTCCAGTCCGCGGGCAATACTGAGGTCCGCCAGCACCTTGCCGGGAGCCCGCTGGACGGCGGCGTCGATGACCTGCTCCAGCTCGCTAAGGCCCTCCTCGAGCAGGTCGTTGCTGACGCCGAGGGCACGGACCTGGGCCACGAAGGACAGGTCCCCGGTGCGGATACCGGCAAGCTGCAGGGCCTTCTGTGCCTGCTCGTCGGTGGCACCAAGTTCGGATTTCAGGAGTTCGGCAACCTTGGCCGGACCGATTTTTTCCAGTTTGTCGATGCTGCGCAGGACCCCTGCGGTGTCCGTCAGTCCGATGCCCTGGTAGAAGCCCTCTGCCAGTTTGCGGTTGTTGACCCGCAGCTGGAAGTCCGGGATGGGAAGCGCGCTGAGTGCCTCGGCGATGACCAGGGCGATCTCAACGTCATAGCGGAACGGCAACTCGCCATCGCCGACGACGTCAATATCCGCCTGGGTGAATTCACGGGCGCGGCCTTCCTGGGGGCGTTCGCCGCGCCAGACTTTCTGTATCTGGTAGCGCCGGAACGGGAAGGCCAGGTAGCCGGCATTCTCGACGACGTAGCGGGCGAAGGGAACCGTGAGGTCAAAGTGCAGGGCAAGCGCGTGCGGGTCCGCTTTGCCGCCTTTGACCGGGTTCTCGCCCTCGTCCTCCTGCAGGCGGCTGAGTCCGTACACTTCCTTGTCGATCTCGCCCTTGCGCAGCAGCTGTCCCACTGTTTCCACCGAGCGCGTCTCAATGGAGGCGAAACCGTGCAGTTCGAAGACCCGGCGCAGGGTATCCAGGACATGAATCTCCACCAGCCGCTCCTCGGGAAGCCACTCGGGGAATCCGGACAGGGAGGCGGTGCGTGCCATGGAAGTTCTCTCCTCTTAAGGTGCCGGACGCCGGCCGCGTCCAGCCCGTCGCGGGCGCCCTGCGGCAGCTGTCCAGCCAGTCATGCATAAACTATGTGCGGCAGTCAGTTTATGCGTCATCGGTGTGCATCTCTAATGCGCCGGACCTGCAGGGCCTGGCAGTCAGCGGACTGTACCCGGTGCCGTCAAGGCACCTGGCGCAACCACGCAGACCAGAGACAACACAGCCAACACAAGGAGGAACCTTGGCGGCCAGTTCACGCAGTGCCCGCGAAGCAAAACGGCGTATCCAACAGATGGAGGCCAAACGCGAGCTGAGGCGCGACCAGGAACAGCGTCGCAAACGCGACAACCTGATCGCCGCCGGCGCCGGAACCGCCGCCGTGGTGCTCGCCGTCGTGCTTCAGCTGACGGCCTTCGCCGGCAACCCCACCGAGGATGAGTTTGCCGCCACCGAGGCCGGCCTCACCAACCCGTCGGCGTCAGCCAGTCCGTCAGCCCCGGCAACAAACGGGCCCAACATTCCGGCCGCCGACACTGCGGCGGGAAAGACTTTCACCGGGGACCTCGTGCTGAACGGCAAGCCGCTGGGCGTTGAACTCAACGGAACTGCGGCACCGCAGGCCGCGGCGGTCTTCAAGTCCCTCAGCGACGAGGGCTTCTACAACGGCAAGAGCTGCCACCGCCTCACCACCTCGGACGCCTTCGGTGTGCTGCAGTGCGGCTCTGCGAACGGCGACGGGCAAGGCGATCCCAACTACACGTGGGGCCCACTGGAAAACACCCCGGCGGACAACTCCTACCCGGCCGGAACCATTGCCGTTGCCCGTAGCGGCAACAACGCCTACGGCAACGGAACGCAGTTCTTCATCGTCTACAAAGACACCAACATTCCGGCTGATTCCGCCGGCGGCTACACCGTGGTGGGCAAGGTGACCTCCGGCCTGGACGTGGTGACCGGCATTGCTGCAGCAGGCATCACCCCGGGCAGCAGCGACACAGACGGCGCGCCCGTTCAAGCAGTCACGATAGACTCGTTTTCTCTGAAGTAGGAAGCCCGGCCATGGCGGCCGCGGTCCAGGACGTGAGCAGTTCCCTCCAAGCGAAAGACTTTTAGCGGTGACAGACAGTCAGAAATCCGACGAAACAGCAGCAGACGTGACCGACGCGGCGGCTCCCGCCACGGACGCAGAACCTGCAGCAGCCAGCGCAACGGCCCCGGAGGCCGTTACCGAAGGTGTGGAAGAAGCCGGCACGGAGGCAGACCAGCCGGCCGAGTCCCCTGCCCCGGACGCAGAACCGGCAGCCCCTGCCCCGTCTCCGGCTCCCGGACCCCGGCCTTCGGCCCCGTCCCCCGCAGCCTTCGCGTCACGTCCCAAGCCGGCTGCTGCTGCCCCAGCAGCTGCCGTGGCACCCGCCGCCCCCGCCACCTCGCCTGCTGAGGCAGCAAAATGGGGACGCGTGGAAGGCGATGGACACGTCTTCCTGACGATTGACGGCGGAGAACACGCCGTCGGGCAGTACCCGGGCGTCAGCGATGACGAAGCTCTGGCTTACTTCGCGCGGAAGTACGACGACGTCGTGGCCCAGATCGTGCTCCTGGAACAGCGCGTGAGCTCCAAGGCCCCCAGCACCGACATGCAAAAGACCGTCACCCACCTGCGCGAACAGCTTGCGGAGCGCAACATGGTGGGCGACCTCCGGGCAGCCGAAGCCCGATTGGATACCCTGGCAACCCACATCGCCGAGCTTGAGAAGACGGAAAAGGCAGAGCACGACGCCGTCCGGGCAGCCGAACTTGCCGCCCGCGAAGCCATCGTGGCCGAGGCGGAAGAGATTTCCGGGCAGGACCCGGCGCAGACCCAGTGGAAGACCTCCAGCGCACGGATGAACGAGCTGTTCGAAAACTGGAAGGCTGCGCAGAAGAGCGGCGTCCGGCTGGGCCGCAGCAACGAAGACGCCCTCTGGAAGCGCTTCCGCGCTGCCCGTACCGTTTTTGACCGGCACCGCCGGGCCTACTTCTCCCAGCTGGACAGCAACAATTCCGCTGCGAAGACCGCCAAGGAAAAGCTCATCTCCGAGGCAGAGGCCCTCTCCAGCTCCACTGACTGGGGCTACGCCGCAGGCGAATACCGCCGCCTCATGGACCAGTGGAAGGCCTCTCCCCGCGCCAGCCGCAAGGATGATGACGCGCTGTGGGCACGCTTCCGTGCCGCGCAGGACGTCTTTTTCACGTCCCGGCAGGCCGCCAACGACGAGATCGACCAGGAGTACGCCGCCAACCTGACGGTCAAGGAAGCCCTCCTGGCCGAGGCCAACACGATTCTCCCGATCAAAGAACTGGCCAGTGCCAAGAAGGCGCTGCAGTCCGTCCGTGACCGGTGGGAAGAAGCCGGAAAGGTCCCGCGCGCCGACATGGGCCGGATCGAAGCCGGCCTCCGCAAGGTCGAGGACGCCGTCCGGCAGGCCGAAGAAGAGCAGTGGCAGCGTTCAAACCCCGAACGCAAGGCGCGCACCAACAGTGCCCTTTCACAGCTCGAGAGTGCCATCGCCGGCCTGCAGGATGACCTCGCCAAGGCTGAGCAGAGCGGTGACGAGCGCAAGATCAAGGCAGCCAGGGAAGCCCTCGAGGCACGCCAGGCCTGGCTCGACCAGATCCAGCGTTCCGCCAGCGAACTGAGCTGACCCCTCCTTCCTGCTTGACGACGCCACAGGCCCGGTTCCGGTTATCCACATAACCTGAACCGGGCCTGCGCTTATCCGCACCCCCTTGGCAGGATGGAGGGATGGCCTCACCATCTGATTCCACGCCGGCCGGAGCGGGGATGGAGCATCCGCCGCAGCATCACACGGTTCCGGCGCGATTCCCGGAACTTTACGCGCCCGGGCGGCCCTTCGACTCGCCGGAACTGCAGTCACTGGCTGCCGACGGGATCCTGGCCCGCTTCCATCAGCATGGCTACACCCTCCCGGGGGTTGCCGCCTCTGCCCAGTTGCGCGCCCGTGCTGCCGCCGGCTCCGTGCCGCCCCAGGTGCGCCAGCGTGTCGTGGCGGGACGGATGACCGCAGCCTGGATCTACGGCTGTGCTGACGAGCCAGACCGCCTTGCCCTCCTGGTGGACGCCAAGCGCCGGGTTTCGAGCCTGCGGAACACCCGGGGCTGCACCCTGCACGAGGTCAGGCTGGGGCCCTTCGACGTGGTCAGCATGGGCGGGCTCATGGTGTCCAGTCCGCTGCGGACCGCACTGGATATCGCCCTGCACGTGGACGCCGAACGTGCCGTACCTACCCTGGCCAACTTGCTGGCCCGACCCGAAAAGGACGTGCGGTTGCGGCTGCTGGTACTCGCCATCGAGGCAAGCCCGCGGGTACCGCATAAAAAGGCTGCCTTGGAAAAACTTTCCCGGCTAGCTCCGGCGCTTGTTCCCGGTGGTGCGGTAGACATCAAAGACCCCGTCGATCCGGCGGACGGCGCTGAGGACGTGGCTGAGGTACTTGGGGTCCCCCATCTCGAAGGCAAACTTTGAAATGGCAACCCGGTCGGTGGAAGTGTGCACGCTGGCGGCCAGGATGTTCACATGGTTTTCCGACAGGATCCGCGTCACGTCCGAGAGCAGCGATTTGCGGTCGAGTGCCTCGACCTGGATCTCCACCAGGAACACGCTGGACTGGGTAGGTGCCCAGTCCACGTCGACAATCCTGTCCGGCTGATCCTTAAGGTCCGAGATGTTGGTGCAGTCTGTGCGGTGCACAGAAACCCCTGATCCCCGGGTCACGAAGCCGAGGATGGGGTCCGGGGGCACGGGGGTGCAGCAACGTGCCAGCTTCACCCACACGTCCCCCACACCACGGACCACAACACCGGAGTCGGAGAAACGGGCCTTGGTGACCTGGGTGGGAATACTGACTTCGCTGATGTCGTCGTCGGCGTTTTCGGTGCCGCCGAGGCTTTCGACGAGTTTCTCCATGACGGACTGCGCGGAGGTGTGGCCATCTCCGACACCGGCGTACAGGCCGGAAATGTCCACGTACTTGAATTCTTCGGCGACGGCCGCCAGGGCCTCGTGCGTCATGAGCCGCTGCAGCGGAAGGTTCTGCTTCCGCATGGCACGGGTCAGCAGTTCCTTGCCGCGGTCAATCGCTTCCTCGCGGCGTTCCTTGCTGAACCACTGTCGGATCTTGTTGCGTGCCCGGGCACTCTTGACGAAGTGTTGCCAGTCCTGGCTGGGCCCCGCCCCTTCGGCCTTGGAGGTGAAGATTTCCACCCAGTCGCCGTGGTTGAGTTCGCTGTTGAGGGGGACGAGCTTCCCGTTGACGCGGGCACCGATGGTGCGGTGCCCCACCTCGGTGTGGACCGCGTAGGCAAAGTCCACCGGCGTGGACCCGGCGGGCAGCGCCATGACCTCACCCTTGGGAGTGAAGACGAAGACTTCACGGGCGTTGATCTCGAATCGAAGCGAATCGAGGAACTCGCCCGGATCGGATGTCTCCTGCTGCCAGTCAACCAGGGAACGCAGCCACCCCATGTCGCCGTCCCGGGGGCTGCCCGGGCCCACGGCCGTGCGGTTGGGCTGGTCCTTGTACTTCCAGTGTGCTGCAACGCCGTACTCTGCGCGGCGGTGCATTTCATGGGTGCGGATCTGGATTTCCACCGGCTTGCCGCCGGGGCCGATCACGGTAGTGTGCAGGGACTGGTACATGTTGAACTTGGGCATCGCGATGTAGTCCTTGAACCTGCCGGGCAGCGGGTTCCAGCGCGAGTGCATGGTGCCAAGTGCGGCGTAACAGTCCCGGACGGAATCCACGAGGACCCGGACTCCCATGAGGTCGTTGATGTCGTCGAAGTCTTTGTCCCTGACGATCATCTTCTGGTAGATCGAGTAGTAGTGCTTGGGGCGGCCCGTGATAGTCGCCTTGATCTTGGCCGTACGGAGGTCCTCGGTGATCTGGTCGCGGATGACGCCGAGGCTCTTCTCCCGCTCCGGCGTCCTGTCCCCCACCATCCGGACAATCTCTTCGTAGACCTTCGGATACAGCGCTGCGAAGGACAGGTCCTCAAGTTCCCACTTGATGGTGTTCATGCCCAGGCGGTGTGCCAGCGGCGCGAAGATTTCGAGTGTTTCGCGGGCCTTGCGGGCGGACGATTCGGCGGAGACGAACCGCCAGGTCCTGGCATTATGCAGCCGGTCCGCGAGCTTGATCATGAGCACCCGGATGTCCTTGGCCATGGCTACGACCATTTTACGGACGGTCTCGGACTGCGCCGCTTCGCCGAAGCTGACCTTGTCCAGCTTGGTCACACCGTCCACCAGCATGGCCACTTCGGCACCGAAGTCACGCTTCAGGTCCGCCAGCGTGTACGGGGTGTCCTCAACGGTGTCGTGCAGGAGGGCCGCAGCCAAGGTGGTCCCGCTTAAACCGAGTTCGGCAAGAATGGTGGCAACAGCCACGGGGTGGGTGATGTAGGGGTCGCCGCTCTTGCGCTTCTGCCCCCGGTGGCTGCGTTCAGCGACGTCGAATGCGCGCTGGATGAGGTCGAAGTCCTCTTTGGGGTTGTTGGCCCGGACGGTGCGCAGCAGCGGCTCAAGGATGGGTGAGTAGGTGGCTGCCCCACGGCCGGTCAGGCGGGCAAGCCTCGAACGGGTGCGCTCCCTGCGGCCAGGGAAAGTGGCGCGGGTCCCGGAGTTGTCCACCGGCACCAGGGATCCGGGGCGCGCAGATGCGGCCACCCCGGTATGGCCACCGGTGGAATTGTTTTCTCCCTGAGCCGTTGGCGCCGACGCCGAACGTTCTTCCAATGAAGCACCCCTCACCACCGTCTTAATTACCTCAGTCTATTCCTCAGGACGCAGAGAGTTATAACCGGGACACTTAAACGACCGCGGGCCGGACAGCGTGGTTTCCACGCTGTCCGGCCCGCGGCCGAAAGCACCGGCAGGGCCGGCGTTCGTCAGGTCGATCAGGCCTGGGCAGGCTCCGCTGAAGCATTGCGCTCGGCGGTGCTGCTGCGGCGCTGCTCCACACGCCGGGCCTGCTTGACCAGGTCCGGTTCGTTCTGCCGCAGCCAGGCGTACATGGGCGCCGCTACGAAGATGGTGGCAGCCGTACCGATCAGGATTCCCACGAACAGGGCCAACGAGAGGTCCCGCAGGGTTCCCGCGCCCAGCAGGCCGGCGCCGATGAACAGGATGGCGCCCACCGGGAGGATCGCCACCATCATGGTGTTGATGGAGCGGACCAGCGTCTGGTTCACGGCGAGGTTGACCTCCTCGGCGAACGTGCGGCGGGTTGAGGAGTCAATTTCCGCCGTGTTCTCGCGGATCTTGTCGAAGACCACCACGGTGTCGTAGAGGGAGTAGCTGAGCACCGTCAGGAACCCGATGATTGCTGACGGGGTCACTTCAAAGTCGCTGAGGGCGTACACCCCGGCGGTGATGAACATAGTGACGAGCATGCCGGCGAGGGCCGAGACGGACATCTTCCACGTGCGGAAGTACAGGGCCATCAGCACGGCGGCCAGGAGGACGAACACTACCAGGCCGATCAATGCCTGCTTGGTGACGTCCGCGCCCCAGGTTGGGCCCACGAACGTGGAGGTCACTTCGTTCTCAGTGACACCGTACGCGGTATGCAGGCCCTCCTTGATGCGGAGCGTCTCGTCGTCCGTGAGCTTGTCCGTCTGGATGCGCATGGTGGTTCCGGCCACGTTGGCCACACGCGGAACACTGCCGGCCACAACGTCTGTAACGGCCTTCTCCCCCACCGTGGCGTCCGTGGTCTTCACGTTGGAGACAGTGAATTCGGAGCCACCCCGGAACTCGATGCCCAGGTTGAACCCGCCCTTGGCCACCGGGATGATGATGGACAGCGCCACGCCCACCAGAGCGATCAGGAACCAGATCTTCTTGGATCCCACGAATTCGTAGGAGCGCTTCCCGGTGTAGAGCTCATTTCCGAAATTGGCGAAGCCTGACATTACTTGTTCTCCTTCGCAGCGGTCTTCGAGGAACCTGCGAGCTGTTCCTGCTTTTCCGCAAGCCGCCGTTCGGCAATGGTCATCCTGCGTTCCGCTTCCGCTGCGGCTCCCGCGTTCTTGGCACGGACGTTGGCGGGGCGGTCCTCAGGGGTACGGATACGGCCGGCACCGCGGTAGAGCGGTACGGCGCCGAGGCGCTTGGGGTCCAGCCCGGAGAACCGGTGGCCTTCGCCGAAGAACCGCGTGCGCGCCAGTAGCTGCAGCGTGGGGTGGGTGAACATGAAGACCACGATGAGGTCGGCGATGGCGGTCAGGCCGAGCGTGAACGCGAAGCCCCGCACGTTGCCCACTGCAACGAAGTAGAGGACCAGCGCCGCCAGCAGGTTGACGGCCTTGGAGGCGAGCACGGTGCGCTTGGCCCGCTTCCAGCCGTTCTCGACGGCGGAGACCAGGCCGCGGCCTTCGCGCAGCTCATCGCGGATACGTTCGAAGTAGACGATGAACGAGTCAGCCGTCTGGCCAATGGCCACGATGATGCCCGCAACGCCTGCCAGCGACAGTCGGTAGTTTTCCGTCCAGCCCAGGATGGCGATGGCCAGGTAGGTCAGGACGCCTGCCACCACCAGCGAGGCAATGGTCACGAAGCCCAGGGCACGGTACTGGAAGAGCGAGTACACCACCACCAGGAGCAGGCCGATGAGGCCGGCCAGGAGGCCCATGCGCAACTGCTCGCCGCCCAGGGTGGCCGAGATCTGCTGTTCACTCTGGATCTCGAAGCTGATGGGCAGGGCGCCGAAGCGCAGCTGGTCGGAAAGGGCCTTGGCAGTTTGCTCGGTAAAGCCGCCCGTGATCTGCGGACGGCCGTCCGTGATCACCGCCAGTGCCCGCGGGGCCGAAATGACCTGGTCATCGAGGACGATGGCGAACTGCGCCTTGGGGTCCGTACCGGACTCGCCGCCGGCGGCCACGTAGAACTGGTTGAGGCGCTCGGTGACCTCCTTGAACTTCGCGGTACCTTCGTCGTTGAACTGGATGTTGACGGCCCAGTCATTGGTGACGGCGCCCTGGGCGCCCTGCTGCAGCTGGAACGAGGAAGTGACGATGTTGCTGCCCTTCACCTCGACCGGTCCGAGGATGTACTTGATGGCCGGGCTGGTGTCCGTCGCCGGTTCACACGTGACCAGCGGCTTGGTCGGATCCGAACGCTCTGCCTTCTCGGCTGAGGCGTTGTCGCAGTCCAGGGCTTCGAACTCGCGGTAGATTTCCGGCGTGATCCAGTTGATGTCGCTGCTGTTGGCGGGCGCCGCCGTTGGCTTGGGCAGCTGATCCTCCGGTGCCCGGGACTCCTCCGGAACCACAGCGCCCGCTCCGTTCAGGAGCACGGGGCGGAAGTTCAT from Pseudarthrobacter chlorophenolicus A6 encodes:
- a CDS encoding acVLRF1 family peptidyl-tRNA hydrolase, producing the protein MTTHAAGSGRSPSVRTAFVSASRLTGWVERFAASHGSLGVEDHDEGVRLAAADGATALLVAPWPNDGRPGRGSGVVERLASLASQPRTVGLLLVRRGGYGVAVASEGIIIAAKTGSRYVQSRTAAGGQSQQRFARRRANQADAMAEAVAEQARLVFAGRAFEYILPGGDRGLVDNLLAHPALKPWAGLPRLAYLDVPDPRAAVVKKAAVDACSIRVTVTDPPAA
- a CDS encoding GNAT family N-acetyltransferase; protein product: MSTTALGDGAAGFPGLEAAMDAAWPAPERQGLGPWVLRAAEGVTQRANSVWPQSAGAGEAELSGLLREARTWYRSRRLPLIFQVTATAEAAELNSFLDAQGFTTQSETLIMTRGPWDHARVAKPRPAVELASAPSAEWLALWWAVDGRGGEDALAIARTILEGCPAVYALARDSEGRPAAVGRLALPGTGPEARGGLYSMATSPEARRRGHGTAVLDALLTAGAERGLSGYWLLVTAANQGAQALYANAGFRESGRYVYRQERPKRQLTGC
- the aspS gene encoding aspartate--tRNA ligase; amino-acid sequence: MLRTHDLGSLRSEHIGQTVTLAGWVGRRRDHGGVAFVDLRDASGVAQIVVREEEVFHGLRNEYVLQVTGTVSKRPEGNENPALGTGEIEVIAEDVTVLNTSDPLPFQIDEHVEVGEEARLKHRYLDLRRPGPSRNIRLRSEANRVARDLLHHEGYVEIETPTLTRSTPEGARDFLVPARLAPGSWYALPQSPQLFKQLLQVGGFEKYYQIARCYRDEDFRADRQPEFTQLDIEASFVDQDDVIRLGENIVKAVWKLIDVEIPTPIQRITYADAMARYGSDKPDLRFGQELTELTEFFKDTNFGVFKAPYVGAVVMPGGASQARRALDAWQEWAKQRGAKGLAYVLYKEDGELAGPVAKNLTDTERAGLADAVGAKPGDCIFFAAGEKTPSRALLGAARVEIGHRTGLIDPTDWAFCWVVDAPMFEPAAAAVASGDVAVGAGQWTAVHHAFTSPKPEFLDTFDKDPESALSYAYDIVCNGNEIGGGSIRIHQRDVQERVFELMGLDKEDAQTKFGFLLEGFKYGAPPHGGIAFGWDRVVSLLAGVESIRDVIAFPKSGGGFDPLTAAPAPITAQQRKEAGVDFKPEAVKPVEARKAEAVK
- the hisS gene encoding histidine--tRNA ligase, whose translation is MARTASLSGFPEWLPEERLVEIHVLDTLRRVFELHGFASIETRSVETVGQLLRKGEIDKEVYGLSRLQEDEGENPVKGGKADPHALALHFDLTVPFARYVVENAGYLAFPFRRYQIQKVWRGERPQEGRAREFTQADIDVVGDGELPFRYDVEIALVIAEALSALPIPDFQLRVNNRKLAEGFYQGIGLTDTAGVLRSIDKLEKIGPAKVAELLKSELGATDEQAQKALQLAGIRTGDLSFVAQVRALGVSNDLLEEGLSELEQVIDAAVQRAPGKVLADLSIARGLDYYTGTVVETVLLGHEQLGSICSGGRYDALASKGNRKFPGVGLSIGVTRLVSRILSQELAKASRSVPTAVLVALSHDDSWGAAQDVAAQLRSRGIPTEVAAKAEKFGKQIKFADRRGIPFVWFTDDDGTHQVKDIRSGEQVVAAPETWMPPAADLVVQVATAGPVPAQVS
- a CDS encoding peptidylprolyl isomerase, translating into MAASSRSAREAKRRIQQMEAKRELRRDQEQRRKRDNLIAAGAGTAAVVLAVVLQLTAFAGNPTEDEFAATEAGLTNPSASASPSAPATNGPNIPAADTAAGKTFTGDLVLNGKPLGVELNGTAAPQAAAVFKSLSDEGFYNGKSCHRLTTSDAFGVLQCGSANGDGQGDPNYTWGPLENTPADNSYPAGTIAVARSGNNAYGNGTQFFIVYKDTNIPADSAGGYTVVGKVTSGLDVVTGIAAAGITPGSSDTDGAPVQAVTIDSFSLK